A genomic region of Candidatus Aenigmatarchaeota archaeon contains the following coding sequences:
- a CDS encoding 30S ribosomal protein S15: MARIHARKKGKAGSKRPVGKTVPKWVRYKKQEIEKLVIKYAKEGKSSSEIGMILRDQFGVPLVKRATGKSITQIMKENQLYTKIPEDLFNLFVRAVNLREHLSKNKKDYTSKRGLELLESKIRRLGKYYVRKGVLPEDWVYDPEKAKLLIQQK, translated from the coding sequence ATGGCAAGAATTCACGCCAGAAAAAAGGGAAAGGCCGGTTCAAAAAGACCTGTAGGCAAGACTGTCCCAAAATGGGTTAGATACAAGAAGCAGGAGATTGAAAAATTAGTTATAAAATATGCGAAGGAGGGCAAATCTTCTTCCGAGATAGGTATGATATTGAGGGATCAGTTTGGAGTACCGCTTGTTAAGAGAGCTACTGGAAAGAGTATAACTCAGATCATGAAGGAAAATCAATTATATACTAAAATTCCTGAGGATTTGTTCAATTTGTTTGTTCGTGCTGTAAATCTCAGGGAACATTTATCTAAAAACAAAAAAGATTATACATCAAAAAGAGGTTTGGAATTATTGGAATCAAAAATAAGGAGACTTGGAAAGTATTATGTTAGAAAAGGTGTTTTACCAGAAGATTGGGTATATGATCCAGAGAAAGCCAAGTTATTGATTCAACAGAAGTGA
- a CDS encoding site-2 protease family protein, with protein MDFESLSIFAFFLLIISILLIDRKNIEFGLVIIRRTKKGRKWIKKIAENNEKFFNIFANISVFIAIILSIFGFFYLLKGTGVRLLLPKIIPGEVSEGAKKVAFFIPLWYWVIGLFVIIVPHELFHGFLFSIEKIRIKSTGFLLFLIFPGGFVEPDEKQFKKSSPRKRMRVASVGSIANMCVSIVFILLLLLWNFIGSMLFDENGVNFERTIPETPAYQGNLTGTILEINDRPIKNSLDLSIVLGEIKPGDVVRIKTTTGEFELKSVENPENSSKGFIGISGIYTNLELKEKYNFLSFGGKFLGVYLWFSELFQWLIILSLSIAVANLLPFLPFDGGVMWNAIFEEISKNKDLSRKMILVLSSITYLLVLLNLFGIEKVVNFIQSLF; from the coding sequence ATGGATTTTGAATCTCTCTCAATTTTTGCATTCTTCTTGTTAATCATCTCAATACTCTTGATTGACAGAAAAAATATAGAGTTTGGTTTAGTTATAATAAGGAGAACAAAGAAGGGCAGGAAATGGATAAAAAAAATTGCAGAGAATAATGAGAAATTTTTCAATATATTTGCAAATATTAGTGTATTCATTGCCATCATTCTCTCAATATTTGGTTTTTTCTACTTGCTAAAAGGAACTGGTGTCAGGCTTCTGTTACCAAAAATAATTCCTGGTGAGGTGAGTGAGGGAGCAAAAAAAGTCGCCTTTTTCATCCCACTTTGGTATTGGGTAATAGGTTTATTTGTAATAATAGTGCCCCATGAACTTTTTCACGGTTTCTTATTTTCTATAGAAAAAATTAGAATAAAATCTACTGGTTTTCTTCTTTTCCTTATTTTTCCAGGGGGTTTTGTGGAACCTGACGAAAAACAATTCAAGAAAAGTTCTCCGAGAAAAAGGATGAGAGTGGCTTCTGTCGGAAGTATCGCCAACATGTGTGTTTCAATTGTTTTTATTCTATTATTGCTTCTTTGGAACTTCATAGGTTCCATGCTGTTTGATGAAAATGGTGTCAATTTTGAAAGGACGATACCAGAAACACCTGCCTATCAGGGAAATCTAACAGGGACAATTTTAGAAATAAATGATAGGCCTATTAAAAACAGCCTTGATCTTTCAATAGTTTTGGGAGAGATAAAACCAGGAGATGTTGTTAGAATAAAAACAACCACAGGGGAATTTGAATTAAAAAGTGTTGAAAATCCGGAAAATTCATCAAAAGGATTTATTGGAATAAGTGGCATCTATACAAATCTTGAGCTGAAAGAAAAATACAACTTTCTAAGTTTTGGGGGAAAATTTCTTGGAGTTTACCTATGGTTCTCTGAACTCTTCCAATGGTTGATAATATTGAGTTTAAGTATAGCTGTGGCAAACTTACTCCCATTTCTACCTTTTGACGGAGGGGTGATGTGGAATGCAATTTTTGAAGAGATTAGCAAGAATAAGGATTTGTCCAGAAAAATGATATTGGTTTTATCGTCAATAACCTATCTTCTAGTATTGTTAAACCTTTTTGGAATAGAAAAAGTAGTAAATTTCATACAATCCTTATTCTAA